From the genome of Grus americana isolate bGruAme1 chromosome 16, bGruAme1.mat, whole genome shotgun sequence:
GGCCCGCGCGCTCTACAAACGCGGCGCCCACAGCGCGGGGTCCGCCCCGGCAGCCGCCCGCGGGAGGGACCTCACAAAAAACAGCGCCCGGAGCAGCCCGCCGCCCACCTTGCCGCCCCGCCGGCGGCTGCTCTCCGGGCCGGACCCGGGGCCGTCAggcggcggggcagggcggACGCTCCGCACCTGCGGGGAGGGGCGCGGCCGAGGCGGGACCCCGCCGCGGCGGTGAATCCCGGGGCGCGGAACTGCCGGAAGCCCTTCCCGCCAGCGCCCTCCCCGCTGCACCGGTACCGGCTGCAACCGACCGCAGCCCCGACAGGCGCCACGGGGCCCGGCGGAGCGCGGAGCCGAGGGGAGAGCGGCGCCCCCTGCCGCCCCGCCCGAGCACTGCAGTCCTGTCCCCGGCGGCGCCACGCGGCCGAGCGGGCTGCACGACCCTCCCAGGAGAGGCGGCGGAGACCGGCCCTCGTGGCGGCCTGTACCCGCGGGGCGCAGCGAGGGCGCCCGGAGGGCCAGGCCGGGCCCGGCAGCCGGAGGAGTGGTCCGAACTCACGGGTGGTGGAGCCCACGCCGCCCGCCGCGCGGACCCGGTGCCGCGTTACTCACTGCGCAGGCGCCCCGCCTCGCTACAAGCTGGGCCAATCAGAGCCCCCTCGGCCGCgcgggggctgctgggagctgtagtctgGGAGGATGCAGGCGGCGCTGCGGCAGTGTCTCGGCAGGGTGCAATGGGCGCTCCGCGTTTCCGAGGCGGCCCCGCGGTCTCGCTGCGCCGGGCCCGGTTCTCCCCGGGGCTCGCGATGCTGGAGTTgcggcagccccctccccggtgCTGAGGGGCTACCTCACTTCTGTCCCggctgccaggccctgcagCCGCCGGGGCCTCGGCCTGACCTCTTCCGCCTGATGGACTGGTGAGTgccggcggggcggccgcggccTCGGCCGGCCTCGGGCCTCACGCCGACTTCTGTCGCCCGCAGTGACCGCTCCTTCCGCATCGACGCGCAGCAGCTGCAGCGGCGGTTCCGGAGCCTGCAGCGCGCCGTTCACCCCGATCGCTTCGGCCAGAGGCCGCCGGTGAGCgctggggcgggcgggggcgccCGGTCTCCCCTCCCGGCGCGGGTGCGCGGTTTCCCGGGCGGGGTGGATGGGCCTCGGTCGCCTCCCCCGTCCCAGCGCCCCAGCCCGCGGCGCCGAGGCCGGGCGGCGGGACTCTGCGCGGGAAGAAGCCGCCTTTCGCGTTAGGCTGCGCCGTCCTTGGCCCCGCGAAGCAGAGCGCCGGGTGCCCGCCGCCCCCCTGTTTTGGGATCATAGGGACTCACGTTGTTGTGTCCTGACTTCTGCTCTGCGTGAGGTGACAGCGTACAAGCCCAGATAGCCCTCCCTCTGTTCTTCCTCCCTGGTAAAAATCAACTTTCAGTTTTACACAAACATATTGTGGGAACGCTATTTCTTGCTGGTAACAAAGTGTAACGTATGTTGCCACTTGTTATTAATGTTACCGTTCTTTATCATCCATTTGCAGAAAGAACAGTACTACTCTGAGCAACACTCTTCCTTGATTAACAAGGCCTACCAAACCCTCCTGAACCCTTTGAGCCGTGGCCTCTATCTAGTAAGGTGTCCATTACATATTTATTAATACTCTTATAACTACTCATAGGTGGTTGGGGCTGCTGGTGGTAACGTAATGAATCATACCTTTGACTCCATCATTAATGTGCTAATTTGTGTTCCTCTGAAGAACAGGACTACCAAGCATTGAAGGGAGACCCAAAACAAGCTTGTCTGAAAATTAATCAGCTTTTCCActattttctgtaacattttacTGATTATTACCATCTCATTTGCTGCTCATGTTACACTAATTTGTTTCCTGCATCACACATTTTGTTTGGCCATGGCTGTTCCTTTGAAATTTTAGTCTGGCCTGTGGCAGCCTtcgttacttttttttttttctccctttggtTAACTGCTGATGGAGTTAATTTTAAGACTGACTCTGTTTATGCACATTTCATGGAATAAACCAGAAGTTTATCAGATGTGAATCTGAGTGAGCCCTACTAAAAGCCTTaatattcaagaaaataattcacaCTGAAATAGATGTAAGAATGTGTATTTCCAAATTCCCATTTTCTTCACCAGCTGGAGCTGAATGGAGTAGAGCCAGCACAAGAGACAGACTGTGATGCAGACTCAGTGTTTCTCACAGAAATCatggaaataaatgagaaattagCAGAGCCTAAAAATGAGGATATCCTTAAAGAAATTGAAACTTTAATTAAAGGTAGGTTATGATTTGAGGGTTTTGTATAGAACTAATTTAGTCCATCTTGTATAATATGAGAGTCTCTCTGAAGactttttcagtgtatttttttttttagtacgTCTAATTTGTATTATTCTTGAATTGACTCATTGCAAGAGCTCCCCCCCTCCAAATGAATGTTGTCTTTACCAGTTTATGCCACCTAAACATCAAATCTGGCTTGAGAAAATGTATATAACATTACCTATTCTGATggcagaatatatatatatatatatagactATAAAAAGGAACTTATTCAACCTTCAGCAGATCAGGGCAAGTAGACCGTTCTAAAAGAAAGAACCACTCAAAATGAAGTTTAATGAAATGCTTGACTGGCCgcattaaataatttcttcgTTTATATAGATACTGTATTTCTTTCGCCTTCTTCAACTCAGCAACCATTATATTACGTAGTTATTATCCTTATACAAACAACTCTCTTGTATATATTGTTGGTGGTACCCAAAACATTGAGTTTACTGGTATATTTAATTCTTTGCAATAACAGTAGTGtgccaaaagcaattagaaTCATTAGAATAAAACCTAAGtagaatagaagaaaattaactgtagcAGGGTAAACTGATACACTAAAAGTAAGTTAGATTTCTGGGAAGTTAATAACCAATGATTTGCACTGGAATTGCTGTCTGTAAGCCTGTTTAAACCAAGAAATATATCTGTTTGAAATGATAATAAAATTGACAACAAGATTATGGAAAGCTCTCTTAGCTCCCAAAAGACTATGAGACTAGTAATTGAGTTTCCCACCACAGACAATCAGAATGCAGTGGTATTAAATATACTAAGTACGTAACAAAATGtgaatgaaataaattgttttacaGTTAAACAAGAACAACTGACCAAAGACGTGACTGCAGCTTTTGAAAGAGGTAGGTATTTCTATGAAGTATTTAGCTGCCATACATATcagttaaaaatacttaaaaaaaccccacattctCTTATTGGCAAATGCTTCCTGAACTACAGAACAGAAATTCTGCATAAACAAGTGTTCTTTGTTTGGTATTTAGAATAAATACTTCTAACCTGACCTTTCTGCTGATTCAGGAAATTCAGGACCtcacattaaattaaaaaaaaataaaaatcttataCAAAAGTTCCATTTAATTCAATCAAAATGATCACTCCAAGTGGGAATGCTGATGCTAagaattgtttgtttgtttcccagaATACTGGGAAGGGCAGACTCTTAATCAAACTTGCCACTTATTCTGAGGTTTCAAACTTGAATTTGGGAGATCTTGCACTGCAGACTGAAACTGTCAACAGAGTAACAGGTGCTATTCTTTGCAGTGAACATCAAGACAGGAACAATTCTGCTACTTACCACTGAAGCTATATGGCAAGGAAAGACCTGATGCTCTATTTAGCGTCAGGTTTTAGGGACTTCTTGTGCAATAATCAACACAACTTTATTCCACAGCCAGTTGATAGGTAGGAACTTGAATTATTCCAGACTAGCTTCTTACTCTGGGAAGAAGCCTTTATGTTTCTCTCCTGGATCTTAGAATGCTTTTATTGTTAGGTTTAAGTAGTAATATGTTGTAATTGTAAAACATTGCGCACAAAGTAGTGCTGGCTAGGCCCACGTGAAGAATTATAACGTTATAATCTGTCACTCTTTGTACTACAAGAGTTAAGGATTGTGTTGCATCTATCCTTGTCAGTAGGTGATAAACCACCTTTCCCCTCCAATTGTTTAATTAAGGAGAAACTGTTTCAGTATCAGGTTTGGAATTGACACTATCCGTATCGGAGTCCTACAAATCttatgcatttttcagtgatgCAGTTGGTCTAATTACAtacgatttaaaaaaaaaaaaaagtttgtcttGTCTGTATACCTAAAATTCCCCAGTGGCTACATCAATACTTATAGCCACTTTATAGAAAAGTCATTAAAGGGTAGTCATGtcacatttcttttctaaattgtACATTTTTACGTGTTTTGTGGAACACCTCAACTAGGGTCTCCAAAACCATCGGAGATGAAAATAATAGGCAACATGGTTTTAATAGCATATGGGTCCTGACAATTTGCAGTTCTTAGTACTGAAATGGGTGCTGTCATTGAAATCTTGAgattcattttgaaaacaaaaattcagcCATCCCTCTGTAAACTagtaatgttttatttcatttcagatgaTCTTCAAGAAGCTAAGAAGCTTCTagccaaaatgaaatattttgcaaacttAGAGGATAAACTAAAGAACAAGAAGATGCCTTCCTGATACTGCCTCTGCCATTAAGACTTAAtgttattttcaattaaatagCTGATTTAGTTACCAAAGTCAGAAAAATGGTGTTTGCTTcctatgttttcattaaaagcttGAATTCTCAGAGAAAGAAGATAAACATAAAAGAAGTCCAGTGCTTACTGTAGCACTTACTAAGTAACAGGTGGAAACAGGAAATGCTTACACccaagaaaagctgaaataggTAAAGCAGGACTCCTGTCCTAGCAGTTACAGGTATGGAAAGAAGTATCAGAGGGACACACAACACTGTATGTAATTAAGATTTCTTACGTTTTGACTACCAAAACatgaagagtttattttaaGTTGAGTCCTGGACAAAATGTCGGAGATCAAACAGAAAGCTCATTCAATAGGTCCTTCAAGCTCTCTGTAGTCTGCTTGTGTGTGTTCTGTCAGACCAccttgaaaaatctttaaaggtgaaattatttaattcctATAATCTGTCCTCTGCTACTTAGTGCTTTTTGTGATGTTGATCTCTGTCTGCTGGGAACTCGCCTTCAAAACTAGAAGAGGTTTTATCCTGttgcaaaatttaaaatgttaagatGCTAgattagagggaaaaaaataaacccaaactcAAATGCCAGAAACTGTTTTATTAGTACCCTTTTAGGAAACAAGTATTTGTAATAAACTTTATTACAAATAACAGTAATTCAGATAGGTGCTGTACAGTTACAGTAATAGGACCACATGAGGAATGTCCTTAAATCTTTCAAAGAagttttttaagtgaaaaacagCAACCAAATACCCCAATTTACATATAAACTAGAATATTTGAAGTATTGGTTTTTCAGTAGGTCAGttcttgtttgggttttaacACCTCAGAATATCTTATTCAGTAAAGCAGTAAGACATGCTTGACTACCCAAATCTGAACAAGAGGCTTAGAAATAAAAGATGAGCTACTGAATTATCTGAAGAAGTCTGCCAGGGGGAGGAATTCATTGAACACCCTCCTGGTATTTCTGCATCCTTGCAACATCAAGTTGTGTCTAAACATCAAAACTtctatatatgtttttaatcaCATTTCAGCAATATATGTTttaacagcatttcagaaagattAACTTGCCTTTAATTAAACTTCCTCTAAATATACAGGAAGATTTAATAAGCTACCTGTTCATGGTATTACAATGCTAATTTAGAAGATGCTGTTCATAATTCTCATTAAAGTTCTGTTACAGCTGTGAAattacacagaattttttttaaaattcatcacGGAGTTGTCGTCTTTCATAAAGCTCTGTGTCCTTTTTTTCggtatttcttccaaaattaaGCTTGTGAAATTCCTTTTTGATTTCcagaaaagatttgttttttgtttcaggaatTACAAGGAAGATGAAAGCAGCAACTAAGGAGCACTCCAGTAAGAACACCAGAAAACAATACTGCTTCAGTTCATTCTGAAAATAACATGTATTTAATTGCAACATATTTCAAGTATAACAGTGggtttgggaaaataaaaagctaacaTGGCTgctcagatatttttattaaaagaatggtCAACCTATCCTTACTTtacatgtaacttttttttaaatttttttttaggtaaggCTACCAAGTGTTGTGCAATACATTTGGtagtcttttattaaaaaaaaaaaaaccctgttaaaATACACACTAAACAATTCACAATGTAATGACAAGTCAGCATTTGCTACTTAGCTGTCACATAATTTAAGATTAtatgatttatcttttttttaaagtttattaatatttttcaatgctatacattaaaaaacccaactatcTTACTGAGAAGCAGAGTTCAGCCAAGAAGAAAGGACTATCAAATCAGGGTACTCTGCTGTGTGCTGTTGCTGCCTGTTTTGCTCTCAAGAATAAATgctaaaactgaaaatacaaagctAAAATGAAAGCCTATATTGTTTTTCCTAATAATCCTCCTGATCACAGAACCCTCTGTATGTAAGCTTAGCTAGCTCCCAGAGATGATGTGAACCACTAGCCTCAGGTACTACTACTTTACTTTGACATAAAAGCATAAGGCACTATAAGAAATGTGTTATTTGAATCTCAGTATCTGATTAAGTTTTTCTAGTTTTGATAccttctccatttttttaaaactgaacatGAAAATTACTCCCATGCATTCCTTTTAATtgtcatttttcatgttttattatttcttgttgatatctaaaaaatattttaagagggACTGAATCTAGTTATACTCAGTTGAGGTGTAGTGTGCATCCTGTGTTCAAGTGTTACTGtataagaaaaagcaatttgatGGAAGCTGAGAGAAGATTAAATGGGAGGTGAGGCAATTAGGAAAATGCGTTATGCAAACTTACCACTATGAAGGGAAAGAGCATTCCAATTGTGAAAAAACTAATCCAACTAGTAGTTCCTCCTATCATGTAAGCAGCAGGACGTGAAGACTGTATAAATAGTTCAGCTGTCAGGGTATTTGTTATGCCACCTGGGAAAATGAGTTTCAGAAACAGAATAGGTTATTACGCTAAATGTCCACTTGCAGTATTTCCAATGCCAGAAAGATTGagttgttcagttttgggctaTGGGAGACTGAACTGTTCTGATGAGACGGGCTCACTTGCGTTCCTTAGCCAGAGCCTCAGCAGCCTTACAGTAAAGACTTACTGGCCtacacagcagagctgctggctttgCCCCCCGGCCCCAGACACGTTTCACCGCTTTAGAACATTCGTTAGTGTGTAATACCTGGTCCCAGCCCAAAGCTCAAGATGAAGGCAAATATAGATGTCATGCTCACATAAGGCACCCATGAGTACAGTTCCTGGAAGAGAATGAGGTGGTTTAGTGCAGATTTTgataattcagttttaaagtTTGGCTTAACCGTTACATTTCCTTTTGCTATTTTATTGCAACCAAGACCAGTAAGTCATTCATGGCTGTTTACAGCTCTGAAGCAGTACTgttaaataaattagaaattaaatattgttcatttaataatttttactaAATGGACTCTAGTACTTCTGTCAAGATTTACAATTAGTCCTCCAAAGCTAAAAATTTACACCAATATTGAATATACAATTACGTGTTGTTACTAGTTTAACATTTTGTCAGTGtttattttggtattttatACTGATCCCACGAGTTAGCTGTCATTAAGCACTTGCATAGTATGAACAGACTTCTAATCACATTATTTATGTATACATGCATTTCAGTAGTGTAGTAAACAAACACTAGGATTACTACATACATATGAAACTAGGTGCATTAGGAAGACCGAACCTAAGCTTGAGATCCCATTATTCAAAAGCGAACCGAGAAGTTTACAAgttacaataaaataattaaacctAGGCCTTCTGCCTAATGGCTGGCTCATTCAACTTTTTACCTGGCCTAGCAGCTTACTCTACTCCAACCACAGAAATTACTGTAGGTGCCTCTTCTGCAGCCTGCTTGCCAATCTGTGCAGCCCCTAACTCTGCTGTCCCTCCAAACATCACACCTGCAACATGACTGCACAGGATCCTCCTGTTTATAGCCAGCTCCATCAGCCAACTGATGTGCGGATAGAATTGCAGCTCTTTAATCCTACCCTTGTCAGATAAAGATTTATCAGGAAACCAAATACTGACTAAATCGAGTTGCTCACTGTTGGAGCTACATCTACATCGTCTTGCTTGGATTACCCCAAGGCAACGCTAAATATTTAGTATATTATGGTCTGCAGATGTAGAGGTAGATTTCCTCTAAACCTTCATTTTGGGAGGTTTGTGGGGCTGCTTTATTTGAGCTGATACAGTATACAGAACAATTTACAATGCATCTCTCTATACTACATCAAAAAGCAAGGCAGGATGTTGCCTTCGCATGATAAATTTAAGGCACTGTGAATATCTTTAGTGAGTTTCCAATAGTTTTTGTGAATTTACACTTAATGGGTTGAAGTGTCCTATGAATTTCAGCatctttacagtattttttgtttgattgttcgCTTTACAGTTAAGTGACTGAAGTGGACCCTGATGCTTAATATCATCACTATGTAGTATTTCATCCTAAAATTACTTCAAAAGCTAGAATAAATGCTGTTTCATCATCCCTTAGTTTTGACAGCATTAAATGCAGGTGCGGCTTTAAGACAAATACATGCTCAAATCTTAGCTGCGagcattcttttattttagggAAATATGGCTGCAGAATTGGCCAAATCTTTCAACTGCTGTCATTTTTTATGCTGCTGTTTAAACCCATACAGCTCTTATCTTCCAGCTTCTTTTGAGAGTCACAGATTTTCACTCACTATAGTCCTATCATGTAATATAAATGAGTCCTTCTTTACACCTGGTAAGTCAGAGAGAATGTTAAAACAATGCTCCAAAGGGTCATAAGGAGATAACCCCCAATGACGAGGTATCTTCTTCCCACGTAGTCTATCAGTAAACCCTGTGGACAAGACATCATTTTCTGTTACTATATTGATCTCATGTTTACCAATGTTCTTCAAGAAGAATCATTACTCTTTATGCTAGGAGGTAGAATAAATTGTTACTCACACAGGTGAGGGCTGTGAGGCATTCGCAAGCTCCAGTGCCAAGTGTCACATAGGGGATTTTTTCTGCTGAGATCCCAGCTTGTTCAAAAATGTAAGTTGCATAGAAATAAATCTACAACAGATTGAATCCCGGTAGTTAAATCGTCAGCTGGAAACAAAGTCACGTTCATACTAAACATACagctgaatattttatattgtgAGTTATTCATTTGATGTAAACAGCAAGAAGGATCTGTTAAATTCATGTCTAGGTAAATATATTGCTAGCataaaagcaaatgtaattATTCAACTTATTGATTATAATACTTCACATTCTTAAACCAGACAGAATGGGATAAGCTGATCCACCGTTATTTAGTTTTTCAGAAGATGTAAACACAAGTATTAAGTCATTCTTTAAAGGAATTTACATaccagaaacacagaaatgaaaaaaattgaaaaaaaaaagagaagcggaaataatataaaaatattctcagttATCCCATTTCTCTGATCTTCTCTATGTGGATCATTCACGTTAATAAAAGGTTGAAAAACAGATGGATATTAAGTAATTATTTAAGCTGTTTGTATGTATGAAATCTTACAGCATTTATCCCACTGAGCTGTTGGCCCATAGTCATCACAATCACAGTAATGAGCTGCCATCTCACACCACGGTCGGTGAATAATTGCCAGGGCTTCTTGGGTTTCTCCCCATCTAAGGCAAAACGTTCCCGCTGTATGTCTTCCATCTCCCTTTGATACTCTGAAGAACCATGAAATCGCTTCAAagctaaaaaaaagaagaatataagTTCTCGTACGTCTACCTATTGACCACAACTTTTGGAAAATCATCTCTTTCCATAATTACCTGGCTTTTGCTAGGATATGAAAAGTCTGTTTCAGGAAgctgggaaaaaagtaatttgttttgtgAGTTGTTTTTTGCTTGCTgattttccaacattttttgCTGTGGTGGATTTGGAGGTTTCAGTGGcattactttgctttttttagagGAATATCTGACTTTGAAATATTCaccaagcaaaatattttgaagtgttttatatCTGAACCACAAACTTCCAAAGAGTCTTTTCATTAAAGGACATTCTAACCTGTCTGAAGTCTTTTGCTTAAATTCTCTGCAGATATCAAGTCTTTTGTTATGTCCCTGGCTGTAGTTTTGCCAGCAGAACACATTGAGTGAACTGGAGTAAAGATGATAAGTAATTCTTCTAAGGCAAGTATTATCAGAAGTCATTTGGATGCAAGACTAAAATCTTTACTGATGGTCCTAAAACTTAAGAGTACATAGCATCAGTTCCTCTAAAATCTTCAAGATTAAATATATCATAAGTGACAGTTTGTCTGCTTAAGGGCAACAGTAGAACTTTTGATGATCCTGAAAGCAAACTTTCCAATGCTATTGTTATCATTAACAGTGTAACCCCCTTGAAGCTCTAACCACTTTTCAGTATTAGTTCAGGAGCAACCACaattcttggaaaaaaacaatccatgattgttattattaaaaaaaaaaaaaaagagagggaaagactTGAATACGATGTGGAGATTGCAAGCTTcacttacatttaaaaaattacatttaatgaaGCCCAAACTAGATCATAATCCGAAAGGGACATTATGGTCATCTTGTCCATGGCTTCCAAATTAGACAGAATTAACTCTATAGGTCACTTGTAGTTACTGTGCTTTTGCAGCTGTGATGGTCTACGAATATTTTGGGGCAAGGTAAAcagagagatatttttattagatCAGCTGACAAACTTAGAGGGGGGAAGGAGACAGGCCTGCAGAAACAGATGGCTTTATCTAAAAACATACCTTTTctgtccatttatttttaattacccATTATAATACAAGATTTCACCTCTCTCTGTGAATCCTGCCTCTTTTCTATTTCCTAACAAGCCTAAAGGCTTTCATGAATTAAGCCTCTTCCTTTGTTGAAGATCCTTCCACAAGATATACTGTTCTATCTATCTTTTCTAGACAGGTGACAATTCATATGCTCAGCAACAGCACTACAAAAgaattaacagaagaaaagcaaatgaagaaatgtttttcctttatttatgcatacaatgaaaactgaattaaataCAACCCTATCAAATGCTAACAAGGTAAACTTCCTTTGTTCATCTCCCctttatttagcattttaaatggaagatCCAGGGATAACAAGTGTCATTTTATGTCACTGTGAACTACATCAGAATTATCATGCCAGGCAGAAGTAGAAAAACtgaacacatttctgaaaaatatgtgATTGAGTATTTTATTCATGTTCAGATTTGTACGTTGGGAtctattttaagtttttctgtCCTCTCAATTTCATTAGTTATTATTTTAGAGAGGGTCTTTTCATATTTAGTTAGCAAACCTTCAAACTGAATTAATTCATCAGACCTGCTTACTTACAGTGACTAATACTTTACTCTTTGAACTATTATTGCACCAGCTCCCTCTGGGAAGTAAAATGCTATGCATGGTATGTTGAGGATACAAATGGCTACCTCAGTGCCTCCTTTTGGCATTCTATtgtgaaaaaaacctcttgtGATACTTAGTTTCTTCTTGCAGTACAAAGAGAACTGTGTAaattcaggagaaagaaaatcacaacTAATCTGCATTTTTGTCTTTCGAATCCTTCTTGTAGCACGTGGGCTTCACTTGCTCATTTATGCAGTACTGCACAGCTATCACATTGCAGTTATTTCTTGAGTAGGGTTtgaataaaaggagaaaaatcataGACCctcaaaataaagtgaaaaatttaAGCTGTCATAATTCTCCCACTTGATAtaacaggggggaaaaaggtatttaaaagataactaaacatttagaaaatacaGGGTAAGGAGTTTTCTGCTCAAATAGCCAATGAATCACTTTTTTAACATCAcctctttttcagtaaaaagatCTCTAATTTTTCACCTACTTATGCTGTCtccttttattatatttttatctcctttttattatattatttcttACAGGAGAAGTACAACAGTATCACTGAATGGAAGAAAGTATCTGATGTAACCAATACTTATCTGTGACATGACCTGAGAAATGAACAGTCCAGTAAGAGGTTAAGTAGTTCAGGTATGTTACTTCAtccaagagaaaaattattaaaccTTCAGAGATTTCATTACAGAGTAACAAAACATGAACATACATTTGAAATGAGATAATGAAGTTTTGTTCACAATCCATTAAAGActcctgtcgtggtttagccccaaccggcagctaagccccatgcagccgctcacccacttccccctgccccccaccccggtggaatgggggagaaaatcagaagagtgaaagtgagaaaattcatggcttgagatagagacagtttaataaataaagcaaaagccgtgcacaagcaaagcaaaacaagttcTTTCCCCACATCCCATGGACAGGCAGGTGttcatctccaggaaagcagggctccatcacacgtaacagtAACTTGcgaagacaaacgccatcactccaacTGCCGCCACTCCTCACAcccccatccttcctcttctcccagcccCTTATAAGCTGatcatgacatcatatggtatggaatatccctttggtcagtttgggtcagctgtcctgtctgtgtcccctccacttcttgtgcacccccagccatcccgctggcagagcagtgtgagaagcagaaaaggccttgactcagggtaagcactgctcaataacaacaaaaacatctctatattatcaacactgttttcagcacaaatccaaaacatagctccatactagctactatgaagaaaattaattttctatctcagctgaaaccaggacaactccTGAGTTCCACAATCCCTTTTTCCATGTAAGCTCACTGGAGGAAGAAACATGGGCCAAAAAGCACTAGGCAATGTAGCTGTGCTGCattaataaagagaaaaggagaatcTGGAGCCAAATATACTCATTCTACCCTTCTGAAGACACAGAGAAAGTATAAATGCTCTATGTTACCTTTGGCACAGCTCAGCTCATCACCTCTGTCAATAAGAAGGTATCTGGGACTTTCAGGAAACCACGGCAGGAATAAAAGTTGGGCAAATGCTGGGAAACAGCTGCTGGATAGCAACAGAGGCCAATACGTTTCTCCACCTAATAACTCCCTGGGAGAGgtgtggaaaaagaaggaaaaaaaccccaaagtaatTAGCTATTGGTGACTATTCAGAAGACTTTTGGGAGCAAGATGTTTGTCCTTCGAGAAAAGTTCTCTTTTAAACAGTTACCTACGTCTTGTGAACCTCAGCAGAAAGAGGCTGGGAAACTATTTTCCAGCCACTCTGAAATCAGGTTTCACTCAAGAAGAGATACACAACACTACTTTACTGCTGCTTATTGCTGTGTTGGTCCTAAGCATTATTTTCAGGTTT
Proteins encoded in this window:
- the HSCB gene encoding iron-sulfur cluster co-chaperone protein HscB, translated to MQAALRQCLGRVQWALRVSEAAPRSRCAGPGSPRGSRCWSCGSPLPGAEGLPHFCPGCQALQPPGPRPDLFRLMDCDRSFRIDAQQLQRRFRSLQRAVHPDRFGQRPPKEQYYSEQHSSLINKAYQTLLNPLSRGLYLLELNGVEPAQETDCDADSVFLTEIMEINEKLAEPKNEDILKEIETLIKVKQEQLTKDVTAAFERDDLQEAKKLLAKMKYFANLEDKLKNKKMPS